From a region of the Streptomyces sp. B21-083 genome:
- a CDS encoding ricin-type beta-trefoil lectin domain protein, which translates to MFSLLLRRSTTRFARVVPVVLSIAVLSAVVARPELAARYADDAAPVAAATDSYDGFDAAAAQQLRQDQCLMADALRLGGPGMFTTAQDALNQTPDKLHTAANREYWTSTPLATAFQQDRAAADKEGTALHDRLDVWKKPVTGLPTPGGFKSVADFQDPPGLPGGTEKDFFQQTGISQWIWEQFWKSEGDLYEDPTPPADAATVTAVKNLGTPLYGASPSGSDPNWNQAYEEHQAWDNLVNWSLEPTGSDNARLFLASGGFPRTAAEPGTVEYRLAVEDLKTRFAACGWRGPVDPNKVLGKQVAAASAEWQQEIAAQAAPRNQILTANRDAVKALATGSKALGEMLGQSWIADHLTRWQSYWSAGGPGWIGTSPMVIHANGAADKCLEVAGAGKTNGSIVQIYTCNGGAGQKWQISGDTLVNVNSGKCLEVKGAGTANGTAVQIGTCSDKNAAQKWAYDTHATTRLFNPGTGNCLDLASYANSRDGRMWDCAGTVPQKFDFSPSGHQGTDDLDYPTTAQFTKVTASIATARAASANQLAVIKAQAAAAKKSATATDTAQQAAYAIADQAGAPRGRGLLVGLQKAQVTKASSAALDALVKAGETADAATRAAAGDSATIAARAVTQTAASKAAFRTAAAQQAREQAKAAADAAAVQAQAAKTARDLAKAKLVETQAAEADAKAAAAEAHAQRLNAEKEELTAKAEKETAAQKQAEAAQHRQNAEGYATEANNAKGRAEASETTARERRQDAETARDNAKGKRDDAWDAESRADTARAKADAKEAYAQAHDADDQATASRSAADAADAAATDAESAAASARGEANAATQAAADADAAATRAEAAAKRARAASDAANAAKLKADAAVRTATASAADAIKASQVAAQAASAAVKLADEAEKHALEAKAHADVARAEAVKAVAGAAEAVGHAYATAQAAEDARNSAQQVAAPANDAIQLGSPYVTTDSAAGLAVLTGQSTKTIAEQQVAVAEAHAANAAQVATQAQSTANAATGDAKAALVLAGEAAGFAAQARKSATEALGYSAEASTYAAEAQKSLARTIEYDQQATQEAAAADKAAGRAEGYAKDARASADQAALDAAAARQAASEAEQAATDARAAATRADAEATLAEEAAKDAQKYADSAQEAADSSERKEANEQVASGAGSGIEGVFSVIDKMTDAAPAEQLNKCDYVPQGCTVTWQLHLNLTVSYYYCANPDVPATETGCPKADWVYLDTKLLEDQDQKWTHHFSFGDITRIGWQALFGEKAGAILYEIVLGDVAKCRHGDKSSCAWAAALVVPSSMFTKLAEAVKLAEGVEKAVKTGENAAKILADLKKIYGEKGALDVANATSAAGMGLRVATAVAERAKIARGALDAKLLDKLKDAGVKIDRANTIWVINYAKPGVPIAWLEKGTVNAGLTHIMFRHAGEFANAGVRLEDIPNLVQKALTEGTRVGTQGAGRPILEVTFNGKVQRVAVSVGDNGFVIGANIA; encoded by the coding sequence ATGTTCTCTTTGTTGTTGCGAAGATCGACGACACGCTTCGCGCGTGTGGTTCCGGTCGTTCTCTCCATAGCCGTCCTGAGCGCGGTCGTCGCCCGGCCCGAGCTCGCCGCCCGGTACGCCGACGACGCCGCGCCCGTGGCCGCCGCCACCGACAGCTACGACGGATTCGACGCCGCCGCCGCGCAGCAACTGCGCCAGGACCAGTGCCTGATGGCCGACGCGCTGCGGCTCGGCGGCCCGGGCATGTTCACCACCGCGCAGGACGCGCTCAACCAGACCCCGGACAAGCTGCACACGGCGGCGAACCGGGAGTACTGGACCAGCACTCCGCTGGCGACGGCGTTCCAGCAGGACAGGGCCGCCGCGGACAAGGAGGGCACCGCCCTCCACGACCGCCTCGACGTGTGGAAGAAACCGGTGACGGGGCTGCCCACGCCGGGCGGGTTCAAGAGCGTCGCCGACTTCCAGGACCCGCCGGGGCTGCCCGGCGGCACGGAGAAGGACTTCTTCCAGCAGACGGGTATCTCCCAGTGGATCTGGGAGCAGTTCTGGAAGTCCGAGGGCGATCTGTACGAGGATCCGACCCCGCCGGCCGACGCGGCCACGGTGACGGCCGTCAAGAACCTCGGTACCCCGCTCTACGGCGCGAGCCCGTCCGGCTCGGATCCGAACTGGAACCAGGCCTACGAGGAGCACCAGGCGTGGGACAACCTGGTCAACTGGAGCCTGGAGCCGACGGGTTCGGACAACGCCCGTCTCTTCCTGGCGTCGGGCGGCTTCCCGCGTACGGCGGCCGAACCGGGCACCGTCGAGTACCGGCTCGCCGTCGAGGACCTGAAGACACGGTTCGCGGCGTGCGGTTGGCGCGGGCCGGTCGACCCGAACAAGGTGCTCGGCAAGCAGGTCGCCGCGGCGTCGGCGGAGTGGCAGCAGGAGATCGCCGCACAGGCCGCGCCGCGCAACCAGATCCTGACCGCCAACCGTGACGCGGTGAAGGCGCTCGCGACCGGTTCGAAGGCGCTCGGCGAGATGCTGGGCCAGTCCTGGATCGCCGATCACCTGACCCGCTGGCAGAGTTACTGGTCCGCCGGTGGTCCCGGCTGGATCGGCACCAGCCCGATGGTCATCCACGCGAACGGCGCCGCCGACAAGTGCCTCGAAGTCGCGGGCGCGGGCAAGACCAACGGCTCGATCGTGCAGATCTACACCTGCAACGGCGGCGCCGGGCAGAAGTGGCAGATCAGCGGCGACACGCTCGTCAACGTCAACTCCGGCAAGTGCCTGGAGGTGAAGGGCGCCGGTACCGCCAACGGGACCGCCGTCCAGATCGGGACGTGCAGCGACAAGAACGCCGCGCAGAAGTGGGCGTACGACACCCACGCCACCACGCGGCTGTTCAACCCGGGCACCGGCAACTGCCTCGACCTCGCGTCGTACGCCAACAGCCGCGACGGCCGGATGTGGGACTGCGCGGGCACCGTCCCGCAGAAGTTCGACTTCAGCCCGTCCGGACACCAGGGCACCGACGACCTGGACTACCCGACGACGGCCCAGTTCACCAAGGTGACGGCGAGCATCGCCACCGCCCGGGCGGCGTCGGCCAACCAGCTCGCGGTGATCAAGGCGCAGGCGGCTGCCGCGAAGAAGTCGGCCACGGCGACGGACACGGCTCAGCAGGCGGCGTACGCGATCGCCGACCAGGCCGGTGCCCCCAGAGGCCGCGGTCTGCTGGTCGGTCTGCAGAAGGCGCAGGTCACGAAGGCTTCGTCGGCCGCGCTGGACGCGCTGGTGAAGGCCGGTGAGACCGCTGACGCGGCCACCCGTGCCGCCGCCGGGGACAGCGCGACGATCGCCGCGCGCGCGGTGACGCAGACCGCCGCGTCGAAGGCGGCGTTCCGTACGGCCGCCGCGCAGCAGGCAAGGGAGCAGGCGAAGGCCGCCGCCGACGCCGCCGCCGTACAGGCGCAGGCCGCGAAGACGGCCCGGGACCTGGCCAAGGCGAAGCTCGTCGAGACGCAGGCGGCGGAGGCGGACGCGAAGGCGGCGGCTGCCGAGGCGCACGCGCAGCGGCTGAACGCGGAGAAGGAGGAGCTGACGGCGAAGGCGGAGAAGGAGACCGCCGCGCAGAAGCAGGCCGAGGCCGCGCAGCACCGGCAGAACGCCGAGGGATACGCGACGGAGGCCAACAACGCGAAGGGCCGTGCCGAGGCCTCCGAGACGACGGCGCGTGAGCGTCGACAGGACGCGGAGACGGCGCGGGACAACGCCAAGGGCAAGCGGGACGACGCCTGGGACGCCGAGAGCCGGGCCGACACGGCGCGGGCGAAGGCCGACGCGAAGGAGGCGTACGCCCAGGCGCACGACGCCGACGACCAGGCGACGGCGTCGCGGTCCGCGGCCGACGCGGCTGATGCTGCCGCGACGGACGCGGAGTCGGCGGCGGCGTCGGCCCGTGGCGAGGCGAACGCGGCGACGCAAGCGGCGGCCGACGCCGACGCGGCGGCGACGCGCGCCGAGGCCGCCGCCAAGCGGGCCCGTGCCGCCTCGGACGCGGCGAACGCGGCCAAGCTGAAGGCCGACGCGGCGGTCCGTACGGCGACGGCCTCGGCGGCCGACGCCATCAAGGCCTCGCAGGTGGCCGCCCAGGCGGCCAGTGCCGCGGTCAAGCTGGCCGACGAGGCCGAGAAGCACGCGCTGGAGGCGAAGGCGCACGCCGACGTGGCCAGGGCCGAGGCCGTCAAGGCGGTCGCGGGTGCGGCGGAGGCCGTCGGTCACGCGTACGCCACCGCGCAGGCGGCGGAGGACGCCCGTAACTCGGCGCAGCAGGTGGCCGCACCGGCGAACGACGCGATCCAGCTCGGTTCGCCGTACGTCACGACGGACTCGGCGGCGGGACTCGCGGTCCTGACCGGTCAGTCGACGAAGACGATCGCCGAGCAGCAGGTGGCGGTGGCCGAGGCGCACGCGGCGAACGCGGCGCAGGTCGCGACGCAGGCGCAGAGCACCGCGAACGCGGCGACGGGTGACGCGAAGGCGGCCCTGGTGCTGGCCGGCGAGGCCGCCGGGTTCGCGGCGCAGGCCCGCAAGTCGGCCACGGAGGCGCTGGGTTACTCGGCGGAGGCGTCGACGTACGCCGCCGAGGCCCAGAAGTCACTGGCCCGCACCATCGAGTACGACCAGCAGGCCACGCAGGAAGCGGCAGCGGCCGACAAGGCGGCGGGCCGGGCCGAGGGCTACGCCAAGGACGCCCGCGCCTCCGCCGACCAGGCGGCCCTGGACGCGGCAGCGGCCCGCCAGGCGGCCTCGGAGGCCGAGCAGGCGGCGACGGACGCCCGCGCGGCGGCCACCCGGGCGGACGCCGAGGCGACCCTCGCGGAGGAGGCGGCGAAGGACGCGCAGAAGTACGCGGACTCGGCGCAGGAGGCGGCGGACTCGTCGGAGCGCAAGGAGGCGAACGAGCAGGTCGCCTCGGGCGCCGGCTCCGGAATCGAGGGTGTCTTCTCGGTCATCGACAAGATGACCGACGCGGCACCGGCCGAGCAGCTCAACAAGTGCGACTACGTGCCCCAGGGCTGCACGGTGACGTGGCAGCTGCACCTCAACCTCACGGTCAGCTACTACTACTGCGCCAACCCCGATGTCCCCGCCACCGAGACGGGCTGTCCCAAGGCGGACTGGGTATACCTCGACACGAAGTTGCTCGAGGACCAGGACCAGAAGTGGACCCACCACTTCAGCTTCGGGGACATCACTCGGATCGGCTGGCAGGCACTCTTCGGTGAGAAGGCCGGTGCGATCCTCTACGAGATCGTGCTGGGTGACGTCGCCAAGTGCCGCCACGGCGACAAGTCCAGCTGCGCCTGGGCTGCCGCGCTCGTCGTGCCGTCGTCGATGTTCACGAAGCTTGCGGAGGCGGTCAAGCTCGCCGAGGGCGTCGAAAAAGCCGTCAAGACCGGTGAGAACGCCGCCAAGATTCTCGCGGACCTGAAGAAGATCTACGGCGAGAAGGGCGCCCTCGACGTCGCCAATGCCACCAGCGCGGCGGGCATGGGGCTGCGTGTGGCGACCGCGGTGGCGGAACGGGCGAAGATCGCCCGGGGCGCCCTCGATGCCAAGCTGCTGGACAAGCTCAAGGACGCCGGCGTCAAGATCGACAGGGCGAACACGATCTGGGTGATCAACTACGCCAAGCCCGGTGTGCCCATCGCCTGGCTCGAGAAGGGCACCGTCAACGCGGGCCTGACCCACATCATGTTCCGGCACGCTGGAGAGTTCGCGAACGCGGGAGTCCGGTTGGAGGACATCCCGAACCTCGTGCAGAAGGCCCTGACCGAGGGCACGAGGGTCGGTACTCAGGGAGCGGGCAGGCCGATCCTCGAAGTCACCTTCAACGGCAAGGTCCAGCGCGTGGCCGTTAGCGTGGGCGACAACGGATTCGTGATCGGAGCGAACATCGCATGA
- the smpB gene encoding SsrA-binding protein SmpB has protein sequence MAKETGRKLVAQNKKARHDYAIIDTYEAGLVLTGTEVKSLRQGRASLVDGFVQLDGHEAWLHNVHVPEYSQGTWTNHSARRKRKLLLHRAEIEKLESKSQESGHAIVPLALYFKDGRAKIEIALARGKKEYDKRQTLREKQDRRETDRAVSAVRRKQQHG, from the coding sequence ATGGCTAAGGAAACAGGGCGCAAGCTGGTCGCCCAGAACAAGAAGGCGCGCCACGACTACGCCATCATCGACACCTACGAGGCCGGTCTGGTCCTCACCGGTACCGAGGTGAAGTCGCTGCGTCAGGGGCGGGCCTCGCTCGTCGACGGCTTCGTGCAGCTCGACGGGCACGAGGCGTGGCTGCACAACGTGCACGTGCCGGAGTACAGCCAGGGCACCTGGACCAACCACAGCGCCCGGCGCAAGCGGAAGCTGCTGCTGCACCGCGCGGAGATCGAGAAGCTGGAGTCGAAGTCGCAGGAGTCGGGCCACGCGATCGTGCCCCTCGCCCTGTACTTCAAGGACGGCCGGGCGAAGATCGAGATCGCGCTGGCGCGAGGCAAGAAGGAGTACGACAAGCGACAGACACTGCGGGAGAAGCAGGACCGGCGTGAGACGGACCGGGCGGTCTCGGCGGTGCGGCGCAAGCAGCAGCACGGGTAG
- a CDS encoding S41 family peptidase — protein MSGRALFTQPRRAGRGAALTLLFASVLVAGAATGSFPDPAERETALPDRARSTTPAGSHEDVAEAAAAAMADGKSPMEAAERAVSRSGDRWGAVYSPGEYEEFEEALDGRYTGVGLWARRERDGRIEVTRVRSGSPADGAGIRSGDRLRSVDGRAVDGQPVTEVVSLLRGDAQDAAAGTTVRLGLERGTRAWSETVRRARLSTDSATVRQVAESRVTVIRVAAFTKGVGEVVRGAVRDAPAGAGIILDLRGNSGGLVTEAVTAASAFLDGGLVATYDVNGEQRALHAEPGGDTTRPLVALVDGGTMSAAELLTGALQDRGRAVVVGSRTFGKGSVQMPSRLPDGSVAELTVGHYRTPSGRGVDGVGLTPDLDADRGALEQAETVLSGLGDPS, from the coding sequence ATGTCGGGCCGAGCACTGTTCACACAGCCCCGCCGAGCGGGCCGCGGGGCGGCTCTGACGTTGCTCTTCGCCAGTGTCCTGGTCGCCGGCGCGGCCACCGGCTCGTTCCCCGATCCGGCCGAGCGCGAGACCGCCCTCCCGGACAGGGCCCGCTCCACCACCCCCGCAGGGAGCCACGAGGACGTCGCCGAGGCTGCCGCCGCGGCCATGGCCGACGGCAAGTCCCCCATGGAGGCCGCCGAGCGCGCCGTAAGCCGCAGCGGGGACCGCTGGGGAGCGGTGTACTCCCCGGGGGAGTACGAGGAGTTCGAGGAAGCCCTCGACGGCCGGTACACGGGCGTCGGACTGTGGGCGCGGCGCGAGCGGGACGGCCGTATCGAGGTCACCAGGGTGCGGTCCGGGTCGCCCGCGGACGGCGCCGGGATCCGTAGCGGAGACCGGTTGCGGAGCGTGGACGGCCGCGCGGTCGACGGGCAGCCGGTCACCGAGGTCGTCTCCTTACTGCGCGGTGACGCGCAGGACGCCGCCGCCGGTACGACCGTCCGGCTCGGGCTGGAGCGCGGCACGCGCGCGTGGAGCGAGACCGTACGCCGGGCGCGGCTCTCCACGGACTCCGCGACCGTCCGGCAGGTCGCCGAGAGCAGGGTCACCGTCATCCGGGTCGCCGCCTTCACCAAGGGTGTCGGTGAGGTGGTGCGCGGCGCGGTACGGGACGCCCCGGCCGGCGCCGGGATCATTCTCGACCTGCGAGGCAACTCCGGCGGGCTGGTCACCGAGGCCGTCACCGCCGCCTCCGCCTTCCTCGACGGCGGCCTCGTCGCCACGTACGACGTCAACGGCGAGCAGCGCGCCCTGCACGCCGAACCGGGCGGCGACACCACCCGGCCGCTGGTCGCGCTGGTCGACGGCGGCACGATGAGCGCGGCCGAGCTGCTCACCGGCGCGCTCCAGGACCGTGGCCGGGCGGTCGTCGTGGGCTCCAGGACCTTCGGCAAGGGCTCGGTGCAGATGCCGAGCCGGCTGCCCGACGGCTCCGTCGCCGAGCTGACCGTCGGCCACTACCGCACTCCTTCGGGGCGCGGCGTCGACGGCGTGGGCCTCACGCCCGACCTCGACGCCGACCGGGGAGCACTGGAACAGGCGGAGACGGTACTCAGCGGGCTGGGCGATCCCTCGTAG
- the ftsX gene encoding permease-like cell division protein FtsX, with protein sequence MRAQFVLSEIGVGLRRNLTMTFAVIVSVALSLALFGGSLLMSDQVSTMKGYWYDKVNVSVFLCNKSDAESDPNCAKGAVTSDQKKQILGDLEKMDSVVEKVTYESADEAYKHYKEQFGDSPLASSLTPDQMQESYRIKLKDPEKYQVIATAFDGRDGVQSVQDQKGILDNLFGLLNGMNWAARAVMALMLVVALMLIVNTVRVSAFSRRRETGIMRLVGASGFYIQAPFIMEAAVAGLIGGGVACAFLLVGRYFIIDHGLALSEKLNLITFIGWDAVLTKLPLILATSLLMPALAAFFALRKYLKV encoded by the coding sequence ATGCGCGCCCAGTTCGTACTGTCGGAGATCGGTGTCGGTCTCCGTCGCAATCTGACGATGACCTTCGCCGTCATCGTCTCCGTCGCCCTGTCGCTCGCCCTGTTCGGCGGGTCGCTCCTGATGAGTGACCAGGTCAGCACGATGAAGGGCTACTGGTACGACAAGGTCAACGTCTCGGTGTTCCTCTGCAACAAGAGCGACGCCGAGTCCGACCCGAACTGTGCCAAGGGCGCGGTGACCAGCGACCAGAAGAAGCAGATCCTCGGCGATCTGGAGAAGATGGACTCCGTCGTGGAGAAGGTCACGTACGAGTCCGCGGACGAGGCCTACAAGCACTACAAGGAGCAGTTCGGCGACTCCCCGCTGGCCAGTTCGCTCACCCCGGACCAGATGCAGGAGTCGTACCGGATCAAGCTCAAGGACCCGGAGAAGTACCAGGTCATCGCGACCGCCTTCGACGGGCGTGACGGTGTGCAGTCCGTGCAGGACCAGAAGGGCATCCTCGACAACCTCTTCGGGTTGCTCAACGGCATGAACTGGGCCGCCCGCGCGGTGATGGCCCTGATGCTCGTCGTCGCGCTGATGCTGATCGTCAACACGGTGCGTGTGTCCGCGTTCAGCCGTCGGCGTGAGACCGGGATCATGCGCCTCGTCGGTGCCTCCGGGTTCTACATCCAGGCGCCGTTCATCATGGAGGCCGCCGTCGCCGGGCTGATCGGTGGCGGTGTCGCCTGTGCCTTCCTGCTGGTCGGGCGGTACTTCATCATCGATCACGGGCTGGCCCTGTCCGAGAAGCTGAACCTGATCACCTTCATCGGCTGGGACGCCGTACTCACCAAGCTTCCGCTCATCCTCGCGACGAGTCTGCTGATGCCCGCGTTGGCCGCTTTCTTCGCGTTGCGCAAGTACCTGAAGGTGTGA
- the ftsE gene encoding cell division ATP-binding protein FtsE, with translation MIRFDSVSKVYPKQNHPALRDVTLEVEKGEFVFLVGSSGSGKSTFLRLILREERASHGQVHVLGKDLARLSNWKVPQMRRQLGTVFQDFRLLPNKTVAENVAFAQEVIGKSKGEIRKSVPQVLDLVGLGGKEERMPGELSGGEQQRVAIARAFVNRPKLLIADEPTGNLDPQTSVGIMKLLDRINRTGTTVVMATHDQNIVDQMRKRVIELEKGRLVRDQARGVYGYQH, from the coding sequence GTGATCCGATTCGACAGCGTCTCCAAGGTCTACCCCAAGCAGAATCACCCCGCCCTCCGGGATGTCACCCTGGAGGTCGAGAAGGGTGAGTTCGTCTTCCTCGTCGGGTCCTCCGGCTCCGGAAAGTCCACCTTCCTGAGGCTGATCCTCCGCGAGGAGCGCGCCAGCCACGGTCAGGTGCACGTCCTGGGCAAGGACCTCGCGCGCCTCTCCAACTGGAAGGTGCCGCAGATGCGGCGCCAGCTGGGGACCGTGTTCCAGGACTTCCGGCTGCTGCCGAACAAGACGGTCGCCGAGAACGTCGCCTTCGCGCAGGAGGTCATCGGCAAGTCGAAGGGCGAGATCCGCAAGTCCGTGCCCCAGGTGCTCGACCTCGTCGGCCTCGGCGGCAAGGAGGAGCGGATGCCCGGTGAGCTGTCCGGCGGTGAGCAGCAGCGTGTCGCCATCGCGCGGGCCTTCGTGAACCGGCCCAAGCTGCTGATCGCCGACGAACCGACCGGCAACCTCGACCCGCAGACCTCCGTCGGCATCATGAAGCTGCTCGACCGGATCAACCGGACGGGCACGACCGTGGTGATGGCGACGCACGACCAGAACATCGTCGACCAGATGCGCAAGCGCGTCATCGAGCTGGAGAAGGGCCGTCTCGTCCGCGACCAGGCGCGCGGCGTCTACGGCTACCAGCACTGA
- the prfB gene encoding peptide chain release factor 2 — protein sequence MAVVDVSEELKSLSSTMESIEAVLDLDKLRADVVVLEEQAAAPSLWDDPEEAQKITSKLSHLQAEVRKAETLRGRIDDLSVLFEMAEEEDDPDTRAEAESELTSVRKALDEMEVRTLLSGEYDAREALVNIRAEAGGVDAADFAEKLQRMYLRWAEQKGYKTEIYETSYAEEAGIKSTTFAVNVPYAYGTLSVEQGTHRLVRISPFDNQGRRQTSFAGVEILPVVEQTDHIEIDESELRVDVYRSSGPGGQGVNTTDSAVRLTHLPTGIVVSCQNERSQIQNKASAMNVLQAKLLERRRQEEQAKMNALKGDGGNSWGNQMRSYVLHPYQMVKDLRTEFEVGNPEAVFNGEIDGFLEAGIRWRKQQEK from the coding sequence GTGGCAGTCGTCGATGTATCCGAAGAGCTCAAGTCCCTCTCCTCGACCATGGAGTCGATCGAGGCCGTCCTGGACCTCGACAAGTTGAGGGCAGATGTCGTCGTGCTCGAGGAGCAGGCGGCAGCGCCGTCCCTGTGGGACGACCCGGAGGAAGCGCAGAAGATCACCAGCAAGCTCTCTCACCTCCAGGCGGAGGTGAGGAAGGCCGAAACGCTGCGCGGACGGATCGACGATCTGAGCGTGCTCTTCGAGATGGCCGAGGAGGAGGACGACCCGGACACCCGCGCCGAGGCGGAGTCCGAGCTCACCTCCGTGAGGAAGGCCCTCGACGAGATGGAGGTCCGTACCCTCCTCTCCGGCGAGTACGACGCCCGTGAGGCCCTCGTCAACATCCGCGCGGAGGCCGGTGGCGTGGACGCCGCCGACTTCGCCGAGAAGCTGCAGCGCATGTACCTGCGGTGGGCGGAGCAGAAGGGCTACAAGACCGAGATCTACGAGACGTCGTACGCCGAAGAGGCCGGCATCAAGTCGACCACCTTCGCCGTCAACGTGCCGTACGCCTACGGCACGCTCTCCGTCGAACAGGGCACCCACCGGCTCGTCCGGATCTCGCCCTTCGACAACCAGGGCCGTCGCCAGACCTCGTTCGCCGGTGTGGAGATCCTGCCGGTCGTCGAGCAGACCGACCACATCGAGATCGACGAGTCCGAGCTGCGCGTCGACGTGTACCGCTCCTCCGGCCCCGGCGGCCAGGGCGTCAACACCACCGACTCCGCGGTCCGCCTGACCCACCTCCCCACCGGCATCGTCGTCTCCTGCCAGAACGAGCGCTCGCAGATCCAGAACAAGGCCAGCGCGATGAACGTGCTCCAGGCCAAGCTGCTGGAGCGCCGCCGTCAGGAGGAGCAGGCCAAGATGAACGCCCTCAAGGGAGACGGCGGCAACTCCTGGGGCAACCAGATGCGTTCGTACGTCCTGCACCCGTACCAGATGGTCAAGGACCTGCGTACGGAGTTCGAAGTCGGCAACCCCGAGGCCGTGTTCAACGGTGAGATCGACGGATTCCTCGAAGCCGGAATTCGCTGGCGCAAGCAGCAGGAGAAGTAG
- a CDS encoding serine/threonine-protein kinase has translation MARKIGSRYTANQILGRGSAGTVWLGEGPEGPVAVKLLREDLASDQELVGRFVQERTALLGLEHPNIVSVRDLVVDGNDLALVMDLVRGTDLRTRLDRERRLAPEAAVAIVADIADGLAAAHAAGVVHRDVKPENVLLDMQGPLGPGGSHPALLTDFGVAKLIDSPRRTRATKIIGTPDYLAPEIVEGLPPRAAVDIYALATVLYELLAGFTPFGGGHPGAVLRRHVTETVVPLPGIPEELWQLLVQCLAKAPASRLRASELGARLREQLPLLVGMPPLDVDEPDSEDGEESGQGPSPGQGHGSGQGSRDEAYDEATVPAGERVRRGAVPLVRGAKPDSNRDTHTSMRVPGPDELAGGALGTARVPRPAGAPRPGSARHRASARRRRVTLGTAAVVLVAVVGVGTWVAVSGDDAGATPQDTNSSAPASP, from the coding sequence TTGGCACGGAAGATCGGCAGCCGGTACACCGCCAACCAGATCCTGGGGCGGGGCAGCGCCGGCACGGTGTGGCTGGGTGAGGGTCCCGAGGGGCCCGTCGCCGTCAAGCTGTTGCGCGAGGACCTGGCGTCGGACCAAGAGCTCGTCGGACGCTTCGTGCAGGAGCGGACCGCGTTGCTCGGCCTCGAACACCCGAACATCGTGTCCGTACGGGACCTGGTGGTCGACGGCAACGACCTCGCGCTCGTCATGGACCTGGTGCGGGGTACGGACCTGCGCACCCGGCTCGACCGCGAGCGCCGGCTCGCCCCCGAGGCCGCGGTCGCGATAGTGGCCGACATCGCGGACGGCCTGGCCGCCGCACACGCCGCCGGGGTCGTGCACCGCGACGTGAAGCCGGAGAACGTGCTGCTGGACATGCAGGGCCCTCTGGGCCCCGGCGGCTCGCACCCCGCCCTTCTGACGGACTTCGGCGTCGCGAAACTCATCGACTCACCGCGGCGTACCCGGGCCACGAAGATCATCGGTACGCCGGACTATCTGGCGCCGGAGATCGTCGAGGGCCTGCCTCCGCGCGCGGCCGTCGACATCTACGCGCTCGCGACGGTTCTGTACGAACTGCTGGCCGGTTTCACGCCCTTCGGCGGCGGCCACCCCGGCGCGGTCCTGCGCCGGCATGTCACGGAGACGGTGGTCCCCCTTCCGGGGATCCCCGAGGAACTGTGGCAGCTGCTCGTGCAGTGCCTGGCGAAGGCACCGGCGTCGCGGCTGCGGGCGTCCGAGCTGGGGGCCCGGCTGCGGGAGCAGTTGCCGTTGCTGGTGGGGATGCCGCCGCTGGACGTGGACGAGCCGGACTCGGAGGACGGGGAGGAGTCCGGCCAGGGTCCGAGCCCGGGTCAAGGCCATGGCTCCGGGCAGGGTTCGCGGGACGAGGCGTACGACGAGGCGACCGTGCCGGCGGGGGAGCGGGTGCGGCGGGGTGCGGTGCCTCTGGTGCGAGGCGCCAAGCCGGACTCCAACCGGGACACGCACACGTCGATGCGGGTGCCGGGGCCGGACGAGCTGGCGGGCGGGGCGCTGGGCACGGCCCGCGTGCCGCGTCCGGCGGGCGCCCCGCGGCCCGGCTCCGCGCGGCACCGGGCTTCGGCGCGGCGGCGCAGGGTGACGTTGGGGACGGCCGCGGTGGTGCTGGTGGCGGTGGTGGGGGTCGGTACGTGGGTGGCCGTGTCGGGTGACGACGCGGGGGCGACGCCCCAGGACACGAACAGCTCCGCACCGGCCTCACCTTGA